aaaacactccggagagagagacagagagagacagagagagaatttAATTAACTTGTATTTAGAAACTGATAATAATCCAATGGTTGCTAAATCCAGCTAAATGGTTGCTAAATCCAGCTCTGCTTGAGACCACACATGAATATAACATGATTTACTTTTACCTAATATTTGCTGAATATCTCTCCATTCTTTCTGTGTCTCCAAGACAAACTTAAGTTTTGTGCACAAAGGAACATAATCCATGTAATCTATCAAAATGCGAACAATAGGTCCCACTAAATGTTTCATCCAAGGAACAGTCATAAAGTCACAGAACTGAAACAAAAGACATCCAGTGTTAGTTTAAATCCTTGCTGAGGAATGGCTTCCAAATAGGTTTTTGAGAAGCATATCACCAGACATTCAAAATAAATACAGTAGTGACTTTACTTTAACATCTTTTAAAACGATTTAAATTAACTTTTTGAGTTTTGTTCAGAAATTAGACTGCTAGACTTTGAGCTGAAGATAATACTAGAAGAGCAGTTTTTTGGATGGGTGATGGTCTGCAGGAGACAGGGAGAAGTGGGAAAAATCTATTATTTGGATTCAACCCATAATTTGGTGTGTATCTGTGTTTGCCCTACTGGCAACTCAATCCATAAGCCATACTGCTTTAACTGCACCAGCGTGCTCACCACTGCTGTGGACAAACACAGTTTACAGTATCTCCTTGTTCATTTGGCTTAGAATCTAGCACTCTAGTTTGAATTTTAGGGAGAATAACAAGAGCCTGCTGCAAACCATATAAAGCTATAGCAGCACCAAGCAGGCTGGTGCAGCTAAAGTGGTACATTTGGTGAAAAGGGCAGAACTCGACTGATCTGGCCCCCTCCTAAGGAAACTCATCCTCAGGCAATGAATCTGTACAAGGACCACCGTGTTCAGAGGTAACACCAATATTTCCTTGTCCCTAGCAGCCAAGTGGCAAAAGGGGATGTTGGAGATCTCATTCTACTCCCAGTGTTGCATAATCACTGTTTAAGTGCTTCAGCACTGTTTCTTGGATGCCCTTCTTGCGTTACAGCACTGAGCATATTGTTGCTACTGATTACTTAATGGTTCTGCCCTGGGCATTAGCTACTGGGGCAATGCATCAGTTGTGCTGGTAGAGTATTCTTAGTGTTCAAGAATGATAAGACCCAGAGATTAGTTACTCTGAAATAAGTGATATTAAATCAGGGACATGAATTCTTCCAAAACAAATAGTACTGAATTGGCTAGCCTTGAATTCACCTATTATGCCACTGAGACGCTTGTAGATCCTTAGGCCAAATTACACAATGGTAGATACAGCTGAGGCAAGAACACAAATGTTGTgtcaatttttttcttcttacaaCAAAGCCTTTAGCTACAATTTCAACCTTGTCCTGCCTTTGGTCTTTGCATTCTGGTCAATAAGAGGGAAGAACAAATGCCCTATAGTTTGGTTGTTTGTTATCATTTTCCTTTAGAATTACACTATCCATTCAAGTAGCATGCTAGTAACCTTACATCTGATGTAGAATGGTAAAGGAATAGGGAAAATGCTTACTGGATTATCTTTAATCACACAAGATGTCCATCCTGGTAATATGTCTTCCTCTGGAGTTGACCACACAAAAGAATTGCCAAAGATGTCCCCATGCATGCAGTCAAAACACATACCAACATCATACCCATGGTTCAGAAGTAGCCTCAGCATGACCTCATCATTCAAGGCATACTGTATGGCACTAGGGAAGTGGGTGTCATTGACAAGATTAAAATAGCAGTTGACGTTGGCTCCGTAAGAAAGCAGTAACCTTACGATTTCATGGTTGCCAGCTCTCACTGACACAAGAAGGCAGTTCAGTGGGTCTTTGTTCGGATCTGCTCCAGCTTGAAGTAGTACTTCAGTTGACAGAATGTCATTGTTGGAAACGGCAAAATAAAGAGCCGTTTTCCTTTCATCATCATAACTTTGTGAAATGTTTTTAGCTAGGAGAGCATTGACGTCAAAATTGTTTTCAATCAGGAGTTCAAGGCACTGTGGATTTTGGCCATCTGCTGCTGAATGAATGGGACTTAGCCCACTTTTCCGGATTGCAGTTGTGGATGTAACGGGAATTAGGTATTTCAAGGccctaaagaaagaaaaatgaattagCAGATGGCTGGGAAGACAGAATCAATGGCCACACTTTGTCTGGCATCATTATAGTTGTCATTGCAGTAGCTTGTTTCAGGACTGGGCCACCAGAGAATAAGGACCTGTCTTGTACCCCACTTACTACACCTCACAGGACTTCAGATTAGATAGGGCACAATTTCTCAAGGGAAAAGGGTTAAATCCCAGTTATTTAGGGTGCCACTAGACCTAGGAATCCCCCATCCCCCTCTGAGTTGATTTTTGTATTAAAGAAAACATTCAGATCAGGCCCACTGAGCCCCTTTCATTCACTTACTATGGACACAATCTGTCTCTTTCCCCTGCCTCAAACTCTTGCTGGCTTTATAAACGATCCTCTCTCTCAGCCAAACTAGGTTGTAAgggttttgaaaataaaatggaacaaGGGATACTATATTGCACACTGACATCCTACGATAGGCAGAGAGTCCAGTTATATAAAAACAATAGATAAATTTGACTTGTGCAAGTTGCATCTCTTGAGAAGTCAACTTGAGGAAGGCAACTTTTCTACCTTATTGTCCCTCTGCAGCTTTCAGTGCCTTCAAAATTGTGCTTCTGCAGACTGGTGGCTTCCCtcaagaattggggggggggatctggagcAGAAGGCAAGAATCAACAAGAATTGCCCTTCTCCCACAAACAGAAAGACCATTTTGTTGCAAGAACTGCTGTTGAGCTGACAGAACAGTATCTTAGAAACTAAGCCCTCAGCTGAAAGCTTCTCAAGCCATTTTTTGAAAAATATCACCCTGTAATGTATTTGTTGGCAGTGCCATATAAGTAATTACATCTATGACCTAATCCTTAAACAAAGAGTGGCCTACTCACACAAATACAGGAAAGGTAACTGAAATGTACTCACAGATAATGCCCTTCATAGGCTGCTCTGTGTATAGGTAGATGCCCTGCCTTATTGGGCAGATTCCCACTACCTCCATATTCCAACAACAAAGCTATACAGTCTGGattcccaccacctgctgcttCAAAGAGTATTGAGGAGCCGTCATCAGCTGTCGCAGAAACATCACCACCTAGTGGAAGAAGTGTCACTTAAGCCAAAAGAACAGGAAATACATGGCCACATAACAACAAAATCcataaattttgttttgtttcaaaattCTTATAGCAGAAGTATCCTAAGAATGGAATAAAAAACAACACGCTAACTTTGAGAGATCTTGTACTTGGAATGGCAGTTCCTTATCTATCTTGAGTGCTAACAATTTTTTACAGGATTGTCTGCACAGTTGACTTGTTTGTTTTTAGTATGCCCTTCTTCCTTGGAACGGAATGACAGCACTTCTTCCTGTGTCAGACAGGCTACAAATTCGAGAACTATTGTTCTGTGCCACTGGAATACAAATAGTGGCAtctgtttttctctgccttgtGCAAAACTCACATTCAAGTAAGTGAATGCTAAGCAGTTGCGGCAGGTGTAAGACACAGTTAGTTGGCTGTTCATAAGGGGAATATCTTAATTCTGTGTTTCATTTCCAGGACTCCTTCAGGAGAATGTGAAAATAACTGGACCATCTCTTTTCCTCAGCAATATTTAGGTTATAGTGTAACTTTGGCTTCTGAaccacattaaaataaataagactTTGAAGAGATTTGACTAAACTTTTATCAGAAACGACAGAATTACTTTTAATTTGAGGTGCCGTTTGGTAACTGAAGTAAAAGGTGGAATTGCTATTAAGTTAAATATTTTTACTTGGATataagatgtatgaggaaaggcagacTATCTCAAGAATTGTTATTAAGTGATAATAAGAATGGATGTAAAGAGAGATGCAACAATCAATCAATACCATATATAATGcaggttttagaagaagagttggttctaatatgcctctattctctactcaaaggagcctcaaagtggcttatatttcctcgcctcacaacagtcaccctaagagataggtgaggctgagagagccctctattactgctctgtcagaacagttttatcagtgctgtggcaagcccaaggtcacccagctggctgcagtggaggagtgggggatcaaacccagctcgccagattagaagtccgcactaaccactacaccaagctagctctcaaactgtaatttattttccaaaaataaaacaatcttatttttaaaaaagtaaaaggtggaagggggagcagaggagggcactttttaaaacttacctttttaaaaaaaaggtatgccaaaggaagaggaaggataatgaataataataagtGAATGTTTTAACAATAAAAATCCTTGTGGCAGTTTGGTGCAAATATCTTGGGCAGGGGTAACTTAGGAACTTAGCACACACCCGTATCCTTGCAATAAAAGATAGTGCTGGAGAAATAAATACATGGATGCTATGTCATttgatgaagatgaaactcaaatactttggccacctcatgagaaggaaggactccctggagaagagcctaatgttgggagcgatcgagggcaaaagaaggggatggcagagaatgaggtggctggatggagtcactgaagcagtcggtgcaaacttaaatggactctggggaatggtagaggacaagaaggcctggaggatcattgtccatggggtcgcgaaggGTCAGatacaacttcacacctaacaacaacaaatgtcatTTGAATTGTCTTTTTTCTGCTTAATATTAGTAGAGACAGACAAATTGCCTTTGCTGTTCTGAAAATTTATTCATTAATTGAACTCCTGTCCTGCTGCTCCCTTCAGAATTCTGTGCAGCATCAAACATAGGTCATGCCTTtacatcctcacaacaatcctttcCAATCTGCCTAGGTAATGTGGTTATTTTGTGTGAACAAGGCAACACATATACATTCCAGCTTTTGTAGGCACAACCTGATAACATGAAAAAATCTGGGTCTTCCAATCACACATAACAAAGCAGGAAAATAAACATGTTGATTTGTTCACATGAGCAAGGGTCCCAGACTTGCCCAACAGTGTTTTGTGGCATGGCTGCTACAGGGAATGGGAGGCAGGAAAATGGAGgggcctctcccccttcctcattGCCACAGCAGCCTGGTGTGCTGGACCTGCTGGGCAGGCTTCTGAAGCACTGGTTCCAACACCAATCACTGGTGGCACTGGATGATCAGGACAGGACTGGAAGGATGGCATTCCCTCTCTGGTCTACCTAGCCCCCTTTGAGCCGGGCCCCGCAGTGGAGCCAACAGTCAATTATAACTGTTCTTTGTCACAGACTAAGAACTATTTTGTAGAGCTTCACTGGAGTGACAGCTGGAAGTGTGAAATTAAATGCAACTTGATTAGGCAACCAATATATAGTTCATAGTAAGGCGACACTACTCTTCTCTTAATagatttgggaaggggacagGCTCAAGAATGCTttcaaataatcatagaatcatagagttggaaggggccatacaggccatc
Above is a window of Paroedura picta isolate Pp20150507F chromosome 5, Ppicta_v3.0, whole genome shotgun sequence DNA encoding:
- the ASB15 gene encoding ankyrin repeat and SOCS box protein 15 isoform X1 — its product is MEEHEEPDEDQLTSYAVQFSIQESLESERSQQSSSPSNETRFVKVSEQNRQLVTAIKEGQVFALQNFVKCKYALDEADERGWFPLHEAAAQPVQQILEVILDASYKAMWEYKTCDGETPLTLAAKSGLVKNVRTLLEKGVWPNTTNRKGETPLLIAIRLGSYKMASTLIEFNCTINQPCVKRWSAMHEAAKQGHNDIIALLLKNGGNVHLRDGYGVTPLGVAAENGHCDVLEHLIHKVTLLPLGGDVSATADDGSSILFEAAGGGNPDCIALLLEYGGSGNLPNKAGHLPIHRAAYEGHYLALKYLIPVTSTTAIRKSGLSPIHSAADGQNPQCLELLIENNFDVNALLAKNISQSYDDERKTALYFAVSNNDILSTEVLLQAGADPNKDPLNCLLVSVRAGNHEIVRLLLSYGANVNCYFNLVNDTHFPSAIQYALNDEVMLRLLLNHGYDVGMCFDCMHGDIFGNSFVWSTPEEDILPGWTSCVIKDNPFCDFMTVPWMKHLVGPIVRILIDYMDYVPLCTKLKFVLETQKEWRDIQQILENPRPLKHLCRLKIRKCMGLERLQKPLSMKKLPLPPVLKGYILYKEYDLYGKGLYDLL
- the ASB15 gene encoding ankyrin repeat and SOCS box protein 15 isoform X2; the protein is MEEHEEPDEDQLTSYAVQFSIQESLESERSQQSSSPSNETRFVKVSEQNRQLVTAIKEGQVFALQNFVKCKYALDEADERGWFPLHEAAAQPVQQILEVILDASYKAMWEYKTCDGETPLTLAAKSGLVKNVRTLLEKGVWPNTTNRKGETPLLIAIRLGSYKMASTLIEFNCTINQPCVKRWSAMHEAAKQGHNDIIALLLKNGGNVHLRDGYGVTPLGVAAENGHCDVLEHLIHKGGDVSATADDGSSILFEAAGGGNPDCIALLLEYGGSGNLPNKAGHLPIHRAAYEGHYLALKYLIPVTSTTAIRKSGLSPIHSAADGQNPQCLELLIENNFDVNALLAKNISQSYDDERKTALYFAVSNNDILSTEVLLQAGADPNKDPLNCLLVSVRAGNHEIVRLLLSYGANVNCYFNLVNDTHFPSAIQYALNDEVMLRLLLNHGYDVGMCFDCMHGDIFGNSFVWSTPEEDILPGWTSCVIKDNPFCDFMTVPWMKHLVGPIVRILIDYMDYVPLCTKLKFVLETQKEWRDIQQILENPRPLKHLCRLKIRKCMGLERLQKPLSMKKLPLPPVLKGYILYKEYDLYGKGLYDLL
- the ASB15 gene encoding ankyrin repeat and SOCS box protein 15 isoform X3; translation: MEEHEEPDEDQLTSYAVQFSIQESLESERSQQSSSPSNETRFVKVSEQNRQLVTAIKEGQVFALQNFVKCKYALDEADERGWFPLHEAAAQPVQQILEVILDAIRLGSYKMASTLIEFNCTINQPCVKRWSAMHEAAKQGHNDIIALLLKNGGNVHLRDGYGVTPLGVAAENGHCDVLEHLIHKVTLLPLGGDVSATADDGSSILFEAAGGGNPDCIALLLEYGGSGNLPNKAGHLPIHRAAYEGHYLALKYLIPVTSTTAIRKSGLSPIHSAADGQNPQCLELLIENNFDVNALLAKNISQSYDDERKTALYFAVSNNDILSTEVLLQAGADPNKDPLNCLLVSVRAGNHEIVRLLLSYGANVNCYFNLVNDTHFPSAIQYALNDEVMLRLLLNHGYDVGMCFDCMHGDIFGNSFVWSTPEEDILPGWTSCVIKDNPFCDFMTVPWMKHLVGPIVRILIDYMDYVPLCTKLKFVLETQKEWRDIQQILENPRPLKHLCRLKIRKCMGLERLQKPLSMKKLPLPPVLKGYILYKEYDLYGKGLYDLL